A section of the Prochlorococcus sp. MIT 1341 genome encodes:
- the leuS gene encoding leucine--tRNA ligase: MNKEVPQDSYSKQEGLHYNHKDLEIKWQKVWEKMGIDNTSDPKTGENTYYALSMFPYPSGTLHMGHVRNYVITDVLARYHRMKGYKVLQPMGWDAFGLPAENAAIERGINPEEWTKKNINQMRKQLKRLGLSIDWDREFATCDADYYQWTQYLFLELFESKLAYQKEAEVNWDPIDKTVLANEQVDSNGKSWRSGAKVEKRLLKQWFLKITEYAPNLIADLDRLTGWPESVKTMQSNWIGKSKGSFLKFELCNINDRFIEVFTTRPDTLFGATYLVVAPEHPIIDSIIRPNNEKRIKQFKRDVSLINDLERTSEHRDKNGIDTGIEVLNPATNQKIPLWVGDYVLPNYGSGAVMGVPAHDERDYKFSQKYKLPIKFVITKKDLDKNIPTDRAYTDEGILINSNEFNGLQSEVAREMIIGKAQREGWGQPKTIYRLRDWLISRQRYWGCPIPIIHCKECGVVAVEKKDLPVKLPKLLEISTKGKSKLKTSNEWLITPCPKCGKESIRETDTMDTFMCSSWYFLRFTDSANKNMPFSLEKTNKWMPVDQYVGGVEHAILHLLYSRFFTKALSKKGLIDVNEPFSKLLTQGMVQGITYKNPYTFKYIAPTRVKDKSNPKDPVTGDKLEVFYEKMSKSKYNGIDPTEVIDKYGVDTSRLFVLFKAPPEKDLEWNDSDVEGQYRFICRLWRLIQRLSEKPLNETRKGMKFEYKIYDKDDLSASEKGLRRSVHQAISSITEDLEGEPQFNTAISELMKLSNSINENFDLVSEDVLVEALSTLILLIAPFAPHVAEEFWSQVGFTDSIHLMTWPKVDETALIREELKIIIQVNGKVRGSIMVEANIGKEEITNLVKEGDVAQKWLQGEEAKRIIYVPGKLINLVK; the protein is encoded by the coding sequence GTGAATAAAGAAGTACCACAAGATTCATACTCCAAGCAGGAAGGACTGCACTACAACCACAAGGATTTAGAGATTAAATGGCAAAAGGTTTGGGAGAAGATGGGCATAGACAACACATCAGATCCAAAAACTGGTGAGAATACATACTACGCTCTATCAATGTTTCCTTACCCATCTGGAACACTACATATGGGTCATGTTAGGAATTACGTGATAACAGATGTCCTGGCGCGATACCACAGAATGAAAGGTTATAAAGTTCTTCAACCTATGGGGTGGGATGCATTTGGATTACCAGCTGAGAATGCGGCAATCGAAAGGGGAATAAACCCTGAGGAATGGACTAAAAAAAATATTAACCAAATGAGAAAGCAATTAAAACGACTGGGGCTGTCCATTGACTGGGACCGTGAATTTGCGACATGCGATGCTGACTATTACCAATGGACACAATATTTATTTCTTGAATTGTTTGAATCGAAACTTGCATATCAAAAGGAAGCAGAGGTAAATTGGGATCCAATAGATAAAACTGTTCTCGCAAATGAACAAGTAGATTCTAATGGTAAGTCATGGAGGTCTGGAGCAAAGGTTGAGAAAAGGCTTCTTAAACAATGGTTCCTTAAGATAACAGAATATGCTCCCAATCTCATAGCCGATTTAGATAGATTAACAGGTTGGCCTGAAAGCGTAAAAACCATGCAATCGAACTGGATTGGTAAATCAAAGGGTAGTTTTTTAAAATTCGAGTTATGTAATATTAATGATAGATTTATCGAAGTATTCACAACCAGGCCAGACACTCTATTTGGAGCAACATACCTAGTAGTCGCTCCAGAGCATCCAATTATTGATTCAATTATAAGACCAAATAATGAAAAGAGGATTAAACAATTTAAGCGTGATGTTAGCTTGATAAATGATCTAGAAAGAACATCTGAGCATCGCGATAAAAATGGAATTGACACAGGAATAGAAGTATTAAACCCCGCAACAAATCAAAAGATTCCTTTATGGGTAGGTGATTACGTTTTACCAAATTATGGTTCAGGTGCTGTTATGGGTGTTCCCGCACATGATGAACGGGACTACAAATTCTCGCAAAAGTATAAACTCCCAATCAAATTTGTCATTACTAAAAAGGATCTTGATAAAAATATCCCTACTGACAGAGCATATACAGATGAGGGGATACTTATTAACTCAAATGAATTTAATGGATTACAATCAGAAGTTGCTAGAGAAATGATTATTGGAAAGGCACAAAGAGAAGGCTGGGGCCAACCAAAGACAATATACAGATTAAGAGATTGGTTGATTTCGAGGCAAAGGTACTGGGGATGCCCGATACCAATTATTCATTGCAAAGAATGTGGAGTAGTAGCAGTAGAGAAGAAGGATTTACCAGTTAAATTACCAAAATTATTAGAAATCTCTACAAAAGGAAAGTCAAAGTTAAAAACAAGTAATGAGTGGCTAATAACACCCTGCCCGAAGTGCGGAAAAGAATCAATTAGGGAGACAGATACCATGGACACCTTTATGTGCTCATCTTGGTATTTTCTTAGATTTACAGATTCAGCTAACAAAAATATGCCATTTTCACTAGAAAAAACAAATAAGTGGATGCCAGTAGATCAATATGTGGGTGGGGTAGAACATGCTATTCTTCATTTATTATATTCAAGATTTTTTACCAAAGCATTATCAAAAAAAGGATTGATTGATGTTAACGAGCCGTTTTCTAAATTGTTAACACAGGGAATGGTTCAAGGAATAACATACAAGAATCCATATACCTTTAAATATATAGCTCCAACTAGAGTAAAGGACAAGAGTAATCCTAAAGATCCTGTAACTGGCGATAAACTTGAAGTCTTCTATGAGAAGATGTCAAAATCAAAATATAACGGAATTGACCCAACAGAAGTAATAGATAAATATGGGGTAGACACCTCAAGGTTATTTGTTCTTTTTAAAGCTCCACCAGAAAAAGATCTGGAGTGGAATGACTCAGATGTAGAAGGACAGTATAGATTTATTTGCCGATTATGGAGGTTAATACAACGGTTATCAGAAAAACCGCTCAATGAAACAAGAAAAGGTATGAAATTTGAATACAAAATATATGATAAAGATGATCTGTCTGCAAGCGAAAAGGGTTTAAGAAGGTCTGTACATCAAGCTATAAGCTCAATAACTGAGGACCTAGAAGGTGAACCTCAGTTCAATACGGCAATCTCAGAGTTAATGAAATTATCTAATTCTATAAATGAAAATTTTGATCTAGTCTCAGAGGACGTTTTAGTTGAGGCATTATCAACACTTATTTTATTGATAGCTCCATTTGCCCCTCACGTTGCAGAAGAGTTCTGGAGCCAAGTTGGATTTACTGATAGTATTCATCTCATGACATGGCCAAAAGTTGATGAGACAGCCCTAATTAGAGAAGAGCTTAAAATCATTATTCAAGTGAATGGAAAGGTCAGAGGATCAATTATGGTCGAAGCAAACATTGGAAAAGAAGAAATCACGAATCTAGTTAAAGAAGGAGATGTGGCTCAAAAATGGCTACAAGGAGAAGAGGCAAAACGAATTATATATGTACCAGGAAAGTTAATAAATCTAGTCAAATAA